The following proteins come from a genomic window of Crateriforma spongiae:
- a CDS encoding sensor histidine kinase — protein MNQPAAEIPDRHGETPDPGSERRGTTGRADRCAGVAGHGRSLRSKLVLSLALMFIAFIAVDEMVRRNYLKPALLSLERAGGYRDVRRVIAAIELESDHLSSIADYLNTTHPSVAMHDGTRPFGDSVNDGIDFAGYVQTDGTWVPLHQDADTSTDSIQGFAKLAVRHLPKMQSENPSSQFHAVQSADGQLALVALRAARHRPEDFLFVGRALDATSIRRLGRRTQVDFQLRKTVSGEPIHSTHPLATPTTLADSGSVQTVSARFPVLAEAGPEDLELMVFIPPDLARRALQAVYSGRNQFVFGSVAALLVLLMMLQRIVITPLQAIRFHAERVADEGLRAEPPEIKSRDEIGNLALSFHRMMRRLRQAQTRLSATSRAAGMSQVAGTVVHNIGNVLTNVNSLLEAASHKATQLRLAPLKGLATKLQESKDNDDLIREMPNYLRSLSETLESDREELTEILQTLRCNLGHIEDVVRQQSRHAGATTDHQTFCVGELIDEAVSCCQGRFDAADITVDIVGYPDVVVRSDRSILLQVLINVLTNSHAAFMDGKVRGRCIEIGVDEHGDEVCLWVRDNGCGIDSDIIDKLFDAHFTTREDGTGLGLHFCSLSMSGLGGRIEARSDGLGRGTTIVMTVPSGLNSGFAAEAAIDGDVLMEVGT, from the coding sequence ATGAATCAGCCAGCGGCCGAGATTCCTGATCGCCACGGCGAAACGCCCGACCCAGGCTCCGAACGAAGGGGCACGACTGGGCGTGCGGATCGGTGCGCCGGTGTGGCGGGGCATGGGCGTTCGCTGCGCAGCAAGCTGGTCCTGTCCTTGGCGCTCATGTTCATCGCGTTCATCGCGGTCGACGAAATGGTGCGCCGGAACTATCTGAAACCAGCCCTGTTGTCGTTGGAACGGGCCGGAGGGTATCGCGACGTACGCCGCGTGATCGCGGCGATCGAATTGGAATCCGATCATCTTTCCAGTATCGCCGACTATCTGAACACGACGCATCCATCCGTTGCAATGCACGACGGGACGCGCCCCTTTGGCGATTCGGTAAACGACGGAATCGACTTTGCTGGGTATGTGCAGACCGATGGCACTTGGGTTCCGCTGCACCAGGACGCCGACACGTCGACCGATAGCATTCAGGGTTTCGCGAAGCTGGCGGTTCGGCATCTACCCAAGATGCAATCGGAAAACCCGTCGTCTCAATTTCACGCGGTTCAATCCGCTGACGGGCAGTTGGCTCTGGTCGCCTTACGGGCCGCCAGACACCGTCCCGAAGATTTTTTGTTTGTCGGTCGGGCGTTGGACGCCACCAGCATCCGCCGACTGGGCCGACGGACCCAGGTCGATTTCCAATTGCGAAAAACCGTGAGCGGCGAACCGATTCATAGCACTCATCCACTGGCGACCCCAACGACGCTTGCCGACAGCGGTTCGGTTCAGACCGTCAGCGCACGCTTTCCCGTTCTGGCAGAAGCCGGTCCCGAGGACTTGGAACTGATGGTGTTCATTCCACCAGACCTAGCACGCCGGGCCTTGCAAGCGGTTTACAGCGGACGAAATCAATTCGTGTTTGGTTCGGTGGCCGCTTTGTTGGTGTTGCTGATGATGCTGCAACGCATCGTCATCACGCCATTGCAAGCGATCCGGTTCCACGCCGAACGCGTGGCCGATGAAGGTCTGAGGGCGGAGCCGCCGGAAATCAAATCACGCGACGAAATCGGAAACCTGGCGCTGTCCTTTCACCGCATGATGCGTCGATTGCGACAGGCGCAAACACGATTGTCAGCCACCTCACGCGCTGCCGGGATGAGCCAAGTTGCCGGCACGGTGGTGCACAATATCGGCAACGTGCTGACGAACGTTAACAGCTTGCTGGAAGCGGCATCGCACAAAGCGACGCAGTTGCGTCTGGCACCGCTGAAGGGGCTGGCAACGAAACTTCAAGAATCCAAAGACAACGACGATTTGATTCGGGAAATGCCGAACTACTTGCGGTCGTTATCGGAAACATTGGAATCGGATCGTGAAGAACTGACGGAAATTCTGCAGACACTTCGCTGCAACCTGGGACATATCGAAGACGTCGTGCGTCAGCAAAGTCGACATGCCGGTGCGACGACCGATCACCAAACGTTTTGCGTCGGGGAACTGATCGATGAAGCAGTGTCTTGTTGTCAGGGACGCTTCGATGCCGCGGACATCACTGTCGACATTGTTGGCTATCCCGATGTCGTGGTTCGCTCGGATCGGTCCATTTTGCTGCAGGTTCTGATCAATGTGCTGACCAATTCGCATGCGGCATTCATGGATGGGAAAGTTCGTGGCCGATGCATCGAAATCGGAGTCGACGAACACGGTGACGAGGTGTGTTTGTGGGTTCGCGACAACGGTTGCGGCATTGATTCCGACATCATCGACAAGTTGTTCGATGCCCACTTCACGACTCGGGAAGACGGTACCGGACTCGGCCTGCATTTCTGTTCGTTGTCGATGTCCGGCCTGGGCGGAAGAATCGAAGCACGCAGTGACGGACTGGGGCGTGGAACCACGATCGTGATGACGGTTCCGTCTGGATTGAACAGCGGGTTTGCTGCCGAGGCCGCTATCGATGGCGATGTGTTGATGGAGGTGGGGACATGA
- a CDS encoding putative bifunctional diguanylate cyclase/phosphodiesterase encodes MNPATIDYAKTGVRRLLVVDDQPHIHDTFDRIFQQQSAADGDLADFEARFLNSAAAPSAHDVESPNEMPAYELSHAVGCDQAVALMQAAVADGQRFSVAFVDMKMPQGPDGIETTRRLWELDERLQIVICTAHSDRPWKDVLQELGYNDRLLLLKKPFESDEVRQLALSLSEKYRLSAIRTHQINELQTEVSLRRSVEDELREMAQRDNLTRLPNRCFLLQQLEKIIQKHRRNVQRLDAVLFLDLDNFKIINDSLGHDAGDLLLNEVASRLKECVRDYDLLTRFEDQQRFCDQGEETMRLGGDEFVVVLECLSGTDDAMRVAQRIVKRVAEPFKLGDRWVNVGTSVGVAFVDAQIRDAHEALRNADTAMYRAKTSGRGRVAVFDQSMHAAVCARLEMEEQLRRAVDHGDFRLLYQPIVDLANGRIKGVETLLRWQNQHGVNVSPDEFVPVMEEVGLISAVGEWVIREATTQFGGMLQRLPDSIRDTIYLGVNLSSRQLNDQGFLRRLLQILDETGFDRRRFKLEMRETADQRSGARALAGMQSLNQSGIGIHIDDFGKGQSSLLCFQAYPVETVKIDRSFTAQIVSDNSHAVITRAVIQLAHQLGARIVAEGVESEQQMSLLRRWGCNMAQGYFFAPPLSLEDLERLVVQPTRSTGVKSLIGDVGGIFYHDGQPIVSGIS; translated from the coding sequence ATGAATCCGGCTACCATCGACTATGCAAAGACGGGAGTCCGGCGACTGTTGGTCGTCGACGACCAACCGCACATCCACGACACGTTCGATCGGATTTTTCAACAACAGTCGGCTGCCGACGGAGATCTGGCGGATTTCGAGGCTCGTTTCTTGAATTCGGCTGCCGCGCCGTCGGCCCACGATGTCGAATCACCCAACGAAATGCCGGCCTATGAACTCAGTCATGCCGTTGGGTGCGATCAGGCGGTTGCGTTGATGCAGGCGGCCGTCGCCGATGGACAGCGGTTTTCCGTTGCCTTTGTTGACATGAAGATGCCCCAAGGACCGGACGGCATCGAAACCACTCGCCGTTTGTGGGAATTGGATGAACGTCTGCAAATCGTCATTTGCACCGCACACAGTGACCGTCCCTGGAAAGACGTCCTACAGGAACTGGGATACAACGATCGTTTGTTGCTGTTGAAAAAGCCGTTTGAATCGGACGAAGTACGGCAGTTGGCTTTATCGCTGAGCGAAAAGTACCGTCTTTCGGCGATCCGAACGCATCAGATTAACGAATTGCAAACCGAAGTCAGTTTGCGCCGTAGCGTCGAAGACGAACTGCGTGAAATGGCCCAGCGGGACAATCTGACCCGATTGCCCAATCGATGCTTCTTGCTGCAGCAACTGGAGAAAATCATTCAAAAGCATCGTCGCAATGTTCAGCGATTGGATGCCGTGTTGTTTTTGGATTTGGACAATTTCAAAATCATCAATGACAGTCTGGGGCATGACGCCGGTGACCTGTTGTTGAATGAGGTTGCTTCGCGTTTGAAAGAATGCGTTCGTGACTATGACCTGCTGACGCGGTTCGAAGACCAGCAGCGTTTCTGTGACCAGGGCGAAGAAACGATGCGGCTGGGCGGCGATGAATTCGTCGTCGTGTTGGAATGTCTTAGCGGGACCGATGATGCGATGCGGGTGGCACAACGGATTGTCAAACGCGTTGCCGAACCATTCAAGTTGGGGGACCGCTGGGTCAACGTCGGTACCAGCGTTGGCGTCGCTTTTGTGGATGCACAAATCCGCGACGCACATGAAGCTTTACGGAATGCCGACACCGCGATGTACCGCGCCAAAACCAGCGGACGTGGACGGGTGGCTGTTTTTGATCAGTCGATGCACGCCGCCGTTTGTGCCCGTTTGGAGATGGAAGAACAGTTGCGACGCGCGGTCGATCATGGTGATTTTCGATTGCTTTACCAACCAATCGTTGACCTTGCCAACGGCCGAATCAAAGGCGTGGAAACGCTGCTGCGTTGGCAGAATCAACACGGTGTGAACGTCAGTCCCGATGAGTTCGTTCCGGTCATGGAGGAAGTCGGCCTGATTTCTGCGGTCGGCGAATGGGTGATCCGTGAAGCCACGACGCAGTTCGGCGGTATGTTGCAGCGGTTACCGGATTCGATTCGCGACACCATTTATCTGGGCGTGAACTTGTCCAGTCGGCAGTTGAACGATCAAGGCTTTCTGCGGCGTTTGCTTCAGATCTTGGATGAAACCGGATTCGATCGTCGTCGATTCAAGTTGGAGATGCGAGAGACCGCGGATCAGCGAAGTGGTGCTCGAGCATTGGCCGGAATGCAGTCGCTGAATCAGTCGGGAATTGGAATACACATCGATGATTTCGGCAAAGGCCAATCATCGCTGCTGTGCTTTCAAGCCTATCCGGTGGAAACGGTCAAAATCGATCGATCCTTCACGGCCCAAATTGTCAGCGACAACAGCCATGCGGTGATCACTCGAGCAGTGATTCAACTGGCGCACCAATTGGGCGCTCGCATCGTGGCCGAAGGCGTCGAATCCGAACAGCAGATGTCGCTCCTTCGTCGATGGGGATGCAATATGGCCCAGGGGTACTTCTTTGCACCCCCGCTGAGCCTGGAAGACTTGGAACGATTGGTCGTTCAGCCGACACGCAGCACTGGCGTCAAGTCATTGATCGGTGACGTCGGCGGGATCTTCTATCATGACGGCCAACCGATCGTTAGCGGTATTTCCTAA
- a CDS encoding DUF1592 domain-containing protein, which produces MHWFQRLVAASPCLRRPLGCVIALSCIVVLMSPRECPADDLAAFVAKYCADCHGPDTQEAQRRFDQIDYRQPSADDVILMTEIVDQLTLGDMPPQDADQPAEKVRLATTESLRESIALAQQASQSTNRQTVLRRLNRDEYRRTIADLFDMDMSMFDPTLSFPADTVGGSFDNVGDELVTSAYLLEHYLDAADQVVEKVFRQSRDVPERTWNFRGHFLQQPELNPAHKEAFDYRYLCLYDSPLADRPEGAYGPLLDFDQGVPVDGTYEIRVLAEAKNRDTPYPADQLGIELDEPFRLAIVPGDVALKEQHTMQPMQPVLAHSKVPDDQPTWLTFRVPLDRGFAPRFTFPNGMAEVRPLYVRLVRKYPELLPKNKRKSSGIFVDRKTIIRDGFLPHIRIHEVQIRGPIEAGTPTRSQQAVLGEQTFAPERTREILSAFASKAYRRPVSPAEVDRLMSVVAVRKKQGRSDFEAFQDAIRAILCSPAFLYMDPDVDDSADHLSDYAIATRLSYFLWGTMPDDSLRQCAAQGQLSDRAVRAEQVDRLLNDSRSDVLIRRFLDGWLRLSDLGSQPPDRNSFKAYYKDSLEDDMRRESELFLRHLIDNDLPVTEFLTADYSFINRDLARLYGIADAIPAEQAEQFRLVHFDDPLRGGLLGQAAVLTATANGIETSPVIRGVWMLETVLGQSAPPPPDDVPAIDPDVRGAKSIVDLLEKHRSDQACNQCHRKIDPLGFALESFDPIGRRRDRYGNKIAIETGGKLPSGESFEDLGGLKMLLAQRRSFFARSFVESMMTFALGRRLEPQDRSTVDAICDSVADEDYPVRQLIHRLVESPAFISR; this is translated from the coding sequence ATGCATTGGTTTCAAAGATTGGTGGCGGCATCACCCTGCCTTCGCCGACCGCTGGGGTGTGTGATCGCGCTGTCCTGCATCGTTGTCCTTATGTCGCCGCGGGAATGCCCGGCCGACGACCTGGCGGCTTTTGTGGCGAAATACTGTGCCGACTGTCACGGACCGGACACGCAAGAAGCCCAGCGTCGTTTCGACCAGATCGATTACCGGCAACCGAGTGCCGATGATGTGATCCTGATGACCGAGATTGTCGATCAGCTGACGCTGGGCGACATGCCTCCCCAAGACGCGGATCAACCTGCTGAAAAGGTCCGACTGGCGACCACCGAATCCCTTCGCGAATCGATCGCCCTCGCCCAACAGGCGTCCCAAAGCACGAACCGCCAAACCGTCCTGCGCCGGCTGAACCGGGACGAATATCGCCGCACCATTGCCGATCTGTTCGACATGGACATGTCCATGTTTGATCCGACGCTGTCGTTTCCCGCCGATACGGTTGGCGGATCGTTCGACAATGTCGGTGACGAATTGGTCACGTCCGCCTATCTGCTGGAACACTACCTGGACGCCGCCGACCAGGTGGTGGAAAAGGTGTTTCGGCAATCACGTGATGTCCCAGAACGAACCTGGAATTTCCGCGGCCACTTTTTGCAACAGCCTGAGCTGAACCCCGCCCACAAGGAAGCTTTTGACTATCGCTATCTGTGTCTTTACGACAGTCCGCTGGCCGATCGCCCCGAAGGTGCCTACGGACCGTTGCTGGATTTTGATCAAGGCGTTCCGGTCGACGGAACCTACGAAATCCGCGTACTGGCCGAAGCGAAAAACCGTGACACACCGTACCCGGCCGACCAGCTTGGCATTGAACTGGACGAACCGTTCCGTCTGGCAATCGTGCCTGGCGATGTGGCTTTAAAAGAACAGCACACGATGCAACCGATGCAGCCAGTATTGGCGCATTCCAAGGTTCCCGACGATCAGCCGACTTGGCTGACATTCCGTGTGCCGCTGGATCGAGGATTCGCACCGCGTTTTACGTTCCCCAACGGGATGGCCGAAGTGCGGCCCCTGTATGTTCGTTTGGTTCGCAAGTACCCGGAACTGTTGCCGAAAAACAAACGAAAAAGCAGCGGCATCTTCGTCGACCGCAAAACGATCATTCGTGACGGCTTTTTGCCACACATCCGAATCCATGAGGTTCAGATCCGCGGCCCCATCGAAGCGGGCACACCAACACGCAGCCAGCAAGCGGTGCTTGGCGAACAAACATTCGCACCGGAGCGAACACGCGAGATCCTATCGGCATTCGCGTCCAAAGCCTACAGACGTCCGGTCAGCCCCGCCGAGGTCGATCGTCTGATGTCGGTCGTTGCCGTTCGCAAGAAACAGGGACGCAGCGATTTCGAAGCGTTCCAAGACGCGATTCGCGCCATTCTGTGTTCCCCCGCGTTTCTGTACATGGATCCCGACGTGGACGATTCGGCAGACCACTTGTCCGACTATGCGATCGCGACCCGTCTCTCGTACTTCCTGTGGGGAACCATGCCCGACGATTCGTTACGTCAATGTGCAGCGCAGGGGCAACTGTCGGACCGGGCCGTTCGTGCCGAACAAGTGGATCGCTTGCTGAATGATTCCCGCAGCGATGTCTTGATTCGCCGGTTCCTGGACGGATGGTTGCGGCTTAGCGACCTGGGCAGCCAACCACCGGATCGCAATTCGTTCAAGGCTTACTACAAGGACAGCCTGGAAGACGACATGCGTCGTGAATCCGAGTTATTCCTTCGGCATTTGATTGACAACGACCTGCCAGTGACCGAATTCCTGACCGCCGACTATTCGTTCATCAATCGCGATCTTGCCCGCTTGTATGGCATCGCCGATGCGATCCCCGCGGAACAGGCTGAACAATTCCGTCTGGTCCATTTTGATGATCCCTTGCGTGGAGGACTGTTGGGACAAGCCGCCGTGTTGACGGCCACTGCCAACGGAATCGAAACGTCCCCCGTAATTCGTGGCGTCTGGATGCTGGAAACCGTCCTGGGTCAATCCGCACCGCCACCCCCGGACGATGTTCCGGCGATCGACCCCGATGTTCGCGGCGCGAAGTCCATCGTCGATCTGTTGGAAAAACACCGCAGCGACCAAGCCTGCAATCAATGCCACCGAAAAATCGATCCCTTGGGTTTCGCTTTGGAAAGCTTTGATCCGATCGGACGTCGTCGCGATCGATACGGCAATAAGATTGCCATTGAAACAGGTGGAAAACTGCCCAGCGGTGAATCTTTCGAAGACCTAGGAGGGTTGAAAATGCTGTTGGCCCAGCGTCGATCGTTCTTTGCACGATCGTTTGTCGAAAGCATGATGACTTTTGCACTGGGGCGGCGGTTGGAACCTCAGGATCGTTCGACGGTGGACGCCATCTGCGATTCGGTCGCGGATGAAGATTATCCGGTCCGTCAGTTGATCCACCGTTTGGTCGAATCACCGGCATTTATCAGTCGCTAG
- a CDS encoding DUF1552 domain-containing protein has product MRNAPRGRRGFLKAAGLTIALPTMESLPRRAQAATTEATPMRMVCIGNMLGFYPGAFWPSQAGDRYELSTTLKPLESQRKNLTVISGLDHGVKGGHFAIHAFLSGVRHVDAASQPDGNITVDQRAAETIAGKTRFPSLTIGSETGIHGGCQMSWTRSGTRVPPIPGPHELFQRLFVGDAQADRQKAIDRFRLHESILDAVNDDAKSLAKRLNQQDRDKLDEYFTSVREVEHRLELGEQWSTIPKPKTELPAPDNTNMVDDLPVLYDLMALALQTDSTRVATLEIGGDFASSRFGYRKGYHALSHHGQVQESIDALIDIETYQVQHFANFLEKLSKIDQQGQSLLDRTMVLFGSGMGNANSHTNTNLPVILAGGGFRHGRHLAFDSSAHHRPPLTNLFLTMLNRFGVPADRFATSTGTLRGIEVANG; this is encoded by the coding sequence ATGCGAAATGCCCCCCGCGGTCGTCGTGGCTTTTTGAAAGCCGCGGGCCTGACCATCGCCCTGCCAACGATGGAATCGCTGCCTCGCCGAGCCCAGGCCGCCACCACCGAAGCGACGCCGATGCGAATGGTTTGTATCGGAAACATGCTGGGGTTTTATCCCGGCGCGTTTTGGCCCAGCCAAGCAGGTGATCGGTACGAATTGTCGACGACGTTGAAGCCGCTTGAAAGCCAGCGAAAAAATCTGACCGTGATCTCGGGTTTGGACCACGGCGTCAAAGGCGGGCACTTTGCCATCCACGCATTTCTTTCGGGCGTTCGCCACGTCGATGCCGCGTCGCAACCCGACGGCAACATCACCGTCGATCAACGGGCCGCCGAAACGATTGCCGGAAAAACGCGATTCCCGTCGTTGACCATTGGATCGGAAACTGGCATCCATGGCGGATGCCAGATGTCGTGGACACGCAGCGGCACTCGCGTGCCACCGATTCCGGGACCGCATGAGTTGTTTCAGCGGCTGTTCGTCGGTGATGCCCAGGCGGATCGACAGAAAGCCATCGACCGTTTCCGTCTGCATGAATCCATTCTGGATGCGGTCAACGATGACGCAAAGTCGCTAGCGAAACGGCTGAACCAACAAGACCGTGACAAGTTGGACGAATACTTCACCAGCGTTCGCGAAGTCGAACATCGCTTGGAATTGGGCGAACAATGGTCGACCATCCCCAAGCCGAAAACGGAACTGCCGGCACCGGACAACACCAACATGGTGGACGATCTGCCGGTCCTATATGACTTGATGGCTTTGGCACTACAGACCGATTCGACGCGTGTCGCAACGTTGGAAATCGGCGGCGATTTTGCGTCCAGCCGATTCGGATACCGCAAAGGCTATCACGCGCTTTCGCACCACGGTCAGGTTCAAGAAAGCATCGATGCGTTGATCGACATTGAAACCTACCAAGTCCAGCACTTTGCCAATTTCCTGGAAAAGCTTTCGAAAATCGATCAACAGGGACAATCGCTGTTGGATCGAACCATGGTTCTGTTCGGCAGCGGCATGGGCAACGCGAATTCGCATACCAACACCAATTTGCCGGTCATCTTGGCCGGTGGCGGATTCCGGCACGGACGGCACTTGGCATTTGATTCATCCGCTCATCATCGACCGCCGCTGACAAACCTGTTCTTGACGATGCTGAATCGATTCGGTGTTCCCGCCGACCGCTTTGCAACCAGCACCGGTACGCTGCGTGGCATCGAAGTGGCCAACGGTTAG
- a CDS encoding CPBP family intramembrane glutamic endopeptidase, with product MDDSEDEAPQTADDVFRTAVIFESALGLLALFLGWLLGPDPRALVPKIDLSVFQWDVWSPVVLGIGYGMAAAIPMLLGIAILRRLPLESVRELERLSDDGMLRLLLQLGPLELILISLCAGVGEELLFRGWLMQWLSENPSGVSGPLEIGIGLVGSSIAFGLVHPITRLYVVVASVIGLYLGVLLLLSGNLLIPIAAHATYDAVQLMMTAWQKSSDSVDLDESDD from the coding sequence ATGGACGATTCAGAAGACGAAGCACCACAAACGGCGGACGATGTATTCCGAACCGCGGTGATTTTTGAATCGGCACTGGGGCTGCTTGCACTTTTTTTAGGGTGGTTGCTGGGGCCGGACCCGCGTGCCTTGGTTCCAAAGATCGACCTCAGCGTTTTTCAGTGGGATGTCTGGTCACCGGTGGTCTTGGGGATCGGCTATGGGATGGCCGCCGCGATTCCAATGCTTTTGGGAATCGCCATCTTGCGTCGCTTGCCGTTGGAATCGGTTCGCGAATTGGAACGACTAAGCGACGACGGGATGCTGCGTCTGCTGCTTCAGCTCGGACCGCTGGAATTGATTCTGATCAGCTTGTGCGCCGGGGTTGGGGAAGAACTCCTGTTCCGTGGGTGGCTGATGCAGTGGTTGTCGGAAAACCCCAGCGGTGTCTCGGGCCCGCTTGAAATCGGCATCGGTCTGGTCGGATCATCGATCGCGTTCGGGTTGGTCCATCCCATCACGCGGCTATACGTCGTGGTGGCATCGGTGATCGGTTTGTACTTGGGCGTGTTGCTGCTGCTTAGCGGAAACCTGTTGATTCCCATCGCGGCGCATGCGACCTATGACGCGGTCCAGCTGATGATGACGGCTTGGCAAAAGAGTTCGGATTCGGTCGACCTTGACGAATCGGACGACTGA
- a CDS encoding TolC family protein, with translation MLLPHARIFDRYGCLHSRWIVACLVIIGGCRGHRPAWQIAQSSVPVKPSAASVQPFPSPTDASIPGADTFAGVAAGKQASPLRLASHEDVDDATANDAAFEQQWDSLTGGDEQFASVGGSEVWTGGDGEDGLPPRRPLSEAEMLTIALTDAPAIRSLGIRVLSNPESLTTAYDRAIEVTDPFFGPAAALAEFDSQLSASLNTANNDRVFNNATLGGEVQELVQDTAEATIGWQKRSVSGAVFDIQRVHLYDNNNRQANRFPNYWESYFEAGVRQPLLRGAGRTFNEIAGPNASPGFNFSNGILIARMNTQISDIDFRIALRDFVQELYATYWTLRREYQSLESLVEAKQMAYETWQSTLARREADLQGGEADKEAQARSRYYQLRRQIINVLDADQPQSGLLVTERRLRQMLGMPINEGVILFPVDPPADVKYVFDFPALVQRGLSYRDELRRQSIRVQQERYRLIAAKNFLLPQVDLIGRYRVRGFGDDLFGDGPDRFSSAFDDFYSFDHQEWQFGLEMGVPVGRRQAKAAVANAKLQLNRQLTILDQQQTALRAEISDAYSEVDAAYDALTVSKEILDASQDRYDASLALYESDKIQIEFLLDAQQELVRSQQQMAEDQSRYSMSLIQLNAVAGTLLADLGINVAYGPCGTQESVVEDHP, from the coding sequence GTGTTGTTGCCGCATGCACGAATCTTTGATCGCTATGGCTGTTTGCACAGCCGATGGATCGTTGCATGCTTGGTGATCATTGGCGGATGCCGAGGCCATCGTCCTGCTTGGCAAATTGCTCAAAGCAGCGTTCCGGTCAAACCATCTGCTGCATCGGTACAGCCGTTCCCATCGCCAACCGACGCGTCAATCCCGGGGGCGGATACATTTGCAGGGGTGGCTGCCGGCAAACAAGCAAGCCCTTTGCGATTGGCGTCCCACGAAGACGTCGATGATGCCACCGCCAATGATGCCGCGTTTGAACAACAGTGGGATTCGCTGACCGGCGGTGATGAACAATTCGCGTCCGTCGGCGGTTCAGAAGTATGGACGGGTGGTGATGGCGAGGACGGGTTGCCGCCAAGGCGACCGTTGAGCGAAGCCGAAATGCTGACCATCGCGTTGACCGACGCGCCGGCGATCCGTTCGCTGGGGATTCGCGTTTTATCAAATCCCGAATCATTAACCACGGCGTACGATCGGGCGATCGAAGTGACCGACCCGTTCTTTGGGCCCGCCGCCGCGTTGGCGGAATTTGACAGCCAGCTTTCCGCCAGCCTGAACACCGCCAACAACGATCGTGTTTTTAACAACGCGACGCTGGGCGGCGAGGTTCAGGAACTGGTGCAGGACACCGCCGAAGCGACAATTGGATGGCAAAAGCGGTCGGTCAGTGGTGCGGTTTTTGATATCCAGCGGGTTCACCTGTACGACAACAACAATCGGCAAGCCAATCGGTTTCCCAATTACTGGGAATCCTATTTCGAAGCCGGGGTGCGTCAGCCGTTGTTGCGTGGTGCCGGGCGGACGTTCAATGAAATTGCCGGGCCCAATGCCAGTCCTGGATTCAACTTTTCCAACGGCATTTTGATCGCACGGATGAACACGCAGATCAGCGATATCGATTTTCGAATCGCGCTGCGTGATTTTGTTCAAGAACTGTATGCCACGTATTGGACGCTTCGCCGAGAGTATCAGTCGCTGGAAAGTTTGGTGGAGGCCAAGCAGATGGCCTACGAAACTTGGCAATCGACTCTGGCGCGACGCGAGGCAGACTTGCAGGGGGGCGAAGCCGATAAAGAAGCTCAGGCGCGTTCCCGCTATTATCAACTGCGACGTCAGATCATCAATGTGTTGGACGCGGATCAGCCACAATCCGGATTGCTGGTCACCGAACGTCGGTTACGTCAAATGTTGGGCATGCCTATCAACGAAGGCGTGATTCTGTTTCCTGTCGATCCGCCGGCCGACGTGAAATATGTGTTCGATTTTCCCGCGTTGGTGCAGCGAGGACTCAGCTATCGCGATGAACTGAGACGCCAGTCGATTCGCGTTCAACAGGAACGTTATCGTTTGATCGCGGCAAAGAACTTCTTGTTACCACAGGTCGATCTGATCGGACGATATCGCGTTCGCGGGTTCGGCGACGACCTGTTTGGGGACGGGCCGGATCGTTTCAGTTCCGCATTCGACGATTTCTATTCGTTCGACCACCAAGAGTGGCAATTCGGTTTGGAAATGGGCGTTCCCGTTGGCCGACGCCAGGCAAAGGCAGCGGTGGCCAATGCGAAACTTCAGCTGAACCGACAGTTGACGATTTTGGACCAGCAGCAAACCGCTTTGCGTGCCGAGATCAGTGATGCGTACAGCGAAGTCGACGCGGCCTATGATGCGTTGACGGTGTCAAAAGAGATCCTGGACGCTTCCCAAGATCGCTACGACGCATCATTGGCGCTATATGAGAGCGACAAGATCCAGATCGAATTCTTGTTAGATGCTCAACAGGAACTGGTGCGATCACAACAGCAAATGGCCGAAGACCAAAGCCGGTATTCCATGTCATTGATTCAATTGAATGCGGTGGCCGGAACCCTGTTGGCCGATCTTGGAATCAACGTCGCTTACGGGCCATGCGGTACCCAAGAATCAGTAGTGGAAGATCACCCCTGA